From the genome of Candidatus Brocadiaceae bacterium, one region includes:
- the pheS gene encoding phenylalanine--tRNA ligase subunit alpha: MADTPQTILDEARRALAEASTPAAVEALRVRYLGRKGILADLMARLPALPPAERPAAGRSANELKNALTALIEQRRAHVGESPRREAPPPDPTLPAVRPPRGHVHPISRTIDEIVDAFRTLGFEAVDGPEVELDYYNFEALNIPADHPARDDWDTFYVNDRVLLRPHTSPGQIRVMESRRPPLRIIVPGRCFRRDTEDARHFAMFHQVEGLMVDEGVHFGDLKAVLHMFLRQFFGKDVKVRFEPDFFPFTEPSAQVNCSCVMCGGRGCRTCSYSGWLELLGAGMVDPNVFEAVGYDPERYTGFAFGMGVDRLAMIKYEIPDGRLFFQGDVRFLSQF; encoded by the coding sequence ATGGCCGACACACCCCAGACGATCCTGGACGAAGCCCGCCGGGCGTTGGCTGAAGCCTCCACGCCCGCGGCCGTGGAGGCGCTCCGAGTACGCTACCTCGGCCGCAAGGGCATCCTGGCCGACCTGATGGCCCGCCTCCCCGCCCTGCCCCCTGCCGAACGCCCGGCCGCCGGCCGCAGCGCCAACGAACTGAAGAACGCGCTGACGGCTCTGATCGAGCAGCGGCGAGCCCACGTGGGCGAGAGCCCCCGCCGGGAAGCGCCGCCGCCCGACCCCACGCTGCCCGCCGTCCGCCCCCCGCGCGGCCACGTCCACCCCATCTCGCGCACGATCGATGAGATCGTCGACGCCTTCCGCACCCTCGGCTTCGAAGCCGTGGACGGCCCCGAGGTGGAGCTGGATTACTACAACTTCGAAGCCCTCAACATCCCCGCCGATCACCCCGCGCGCGACGACTGGGACACCTTCTACGTCAACGACCGCGTCCTGCTGCGCCCCCATACGTCCCCCGGCCAGATCCGCGTCATGGAAAGCCGACGGCCCCCCCTGCGCATCATCGTCCCCGGCCGCTGCTTCCGCCGCGACACCGAGGACGCGCGCCACTTCGCCATGTTCCACCAGGTCGAGGGCCTGATGGTCGACGAAGGCGTCCACTTCGGAGACCTCAAGGCCGTCCTTCACATGTTCCTGCGCCAGTTCTTCGGCAAGGACGTGAAGGTCCGCTTCGAACCCGACTTCTTCCCCTTCACCGAACCCAGCGCCCAGGTGAACTGCTCCTGCGTGATGTGCGGCGGCCGGGGATGCCGCACCTGCTCATACTCCGGATGGCTCGAACTGCTCGGTGCCGGCATGGTCGACCCCAACGTGTTCGAGGCCGTCGGCTACGACCCCGAACGCTACACCGGTTTCGCCTTCGGCATGGGCGTCGACCGCCTCGCGATGATCAAGTACGAGATCCCCGACGGCCGCCTGTTCTTCCAGGGCGACGTCCGCTTCCTCAGCCAGTTCTGA
- the rpmI gene encoding 50S ribosomal protein L35, with translation MKGKTHKGLAKRLKRTASGKVLRNASGKRHLMSTKSPKRQRRLRGWRPLFDGDRKSLERQFGKI, from the coding sequence ATGAAGGGCAAGACCCACAAAGGACTGGCCAAGCGTCTGAAAAGAACGGCGTCCGGCAAGGTGCTCCGGAACGCCAGCGGCAAGCGCCACCTGATGAGCACGAAGTCCCCCAAACGGCAGCGTCGCCTTCGAGGCTGGCGCCCGCTGTTCGACGGCGACCGAAAGAGCCTGGAACGGCAGTTCGGCAAGATCTGA
- the infC gene encoding translation initiation factor IF-3 — protein MVRLIGVDGVQLGIISLEDALKKAEEDGMDLVQVAPQGDPPVCKLLDYGKFKYRQKKKRQTQKHHRSRLKGMRIGFASDDHDLSFKAERVREFLKEHDKVEIFMVLRGRQRAHMDLAVENMKEFATRFEDIAKTEKSPTRAGPGRVSMLLIPK, from the coding sequence ATGGTCCGTCTGATCGGAGTCGACGGCGTCCAGTTGGGCATTATCTCCCTTGAGGATGCGCTGAAGAAGGCGGAGGAAGACGGGATGGACCTCGTGCAGGTCGCCCCGCAGGGCGATCCGCCCGTCTGCAAGCTTCTCGACTACGGGAAGTTCAAATACCGCCAGAAGAAGAAGCGCCAGACGCAGAAGCACCACCGGTCCCGCCTCAAGGGGATGCGGATCGGCTTCGCCAGCGACGATCACGATCTGTCGTTCAAGGCCGAGCGCGTGCGCGAGTTCCTGAAGGAGCATGACAAGGTCGAGATCTTCATGGTGCTTCGAGGCCGGCAGCGCGCCCACATGGACCTGGCCGTCGAAAACATGAAGGAGTTCGCCACCCGGTTCGAGGACATCGCCAAGACGGAGAAGTCCCCGACACGCGCCGGGCCGGGCCGGGTGAGCATGTTGTTGATACCGAAATGA
- a CDS encoding radical SAM protein: MPSANYGVCESCRKRVPAEHAIRDGCVYLQKDCPDCGPSEALVSSDAAVWQRKRDTCRYNPDEPLHCTLECDRCGHNHHPRMVFVDVTNRCNMNCPICIANIPGMGFEFHPPMKYFENVFKKLGEMDPPPVIQLFGGEPTVRDDLFEIIDLARANGLDARVVTNGIRLADEEYCKRICDSRVHVLLGFDGDDPAIYDRLRKNPGAHAKKARALENLRKFSHHKNTIMCCVARHINDKHMPALIQYVHDSSAFIKCLHLIPLTETWEEGEFETDVSTTIEDVEQIVNEALPGETVEFLPMGLTVRLKRALSVFGGAPLKFAGAHPNCESAAYLVSDGERFHGLGRYLKRPLHELAGELVDRTRALDPRLDRLDLNRRTHRIRARLMVLRSFAPVALKGVNLRAVFKGRPTLRILRVVGGVLMGRKLKDQLRKHTNVRHTMLMVILPFEEYHSIESARLQSCPAAFGYEDPDTGEVRTIPVCAWGLYKSDIQRRIAEKYRAEAAAS; encoded by the coding sequence ATGCCCTCGGCCAACTACGGCGTCTGCGAGTCCTGCCGCAAGCGTGTTCCGGCCGAACACGCGATCCGCGACGGCTGCGTCTACCTTCAGAAGGACTGCCCGGACTGCGGCCCCAGCGAGGCGCTGGTCAGCTCGGACGCCGCCGTCTGGCAGCGCAAGCGGGACACCTGCCGCTACAACCCGGACGAACCGCTTCACTGCACGCTCGAGTGCGACCGGTGCGGGCACAACCACCATCCGCGCATGGTGTTCGTCGACGTCACCAACCGCTGCAACATGAACTGCCCGATCTGCATCGCCAACATCCCCGGGATGGGCTTCGAGTTCCACCCGCCGATGAAGTACTTCGAGAACGTCTTCAAGAAGCTCGGCGAGATGGACCCGCCGCCCGTCATCCAGCTCTTCGGCGGCGAGCCGACGGTGCGCGACGACCTGTTCGAGATCATCGACCTGGCACGCGCGAACGGCCTGGACGCCCGCGTCGTCACCAACGGGATCAGGCTGGCCGACGAGGAGTACTGCAAGCGCATCTGCGACTCCCGCGTGCACGTGCTGCTCGGCTTCGACGGAGACGACCCGGCCATCTACGACCGCCTGCGCAAGAACCCGGGCGCCCACGCCAAGAAGGCCCGGGCACTGGAGAACCTCAGAAAGTTCAGCCACCACAAGAACACGATCATGTGCTGCGTCGCCCGCCACATCAACGACAAGCACATGCCCGCCCTGATCCAGTACGTCCACGACAGCAGCGCGTTCATCAAGTGCCTTCACCTGATCCCCCTCACCGAAACGTGGGAGGAAGGCGAGTTCGAGACCGACGTCTCCACGACGATCGAAGACGTCGAACAGATCGTCAACGAGGCGCTGCCGGGCGAGACGGTCGAGTTCCTCCCGATGGGGCTCACAGTGCGGCTCAAGCGCGCCCTGAGCGTGTTCGGCGGCGCGCCTCTGAAGTTCGCCGGCGCGCACCCCAACTGCGAATCGGCCGCCTATCTCGTCTCCGACGGCGAACGCTTCCACGGACTCGGCCGCTACCTCAAGCGCCCCCTGCACGAACTGGCCGGCGAGCTGGTGGACCGCACGCGCGCGCTGGACCCCAGGCTGGACCGCCTGGACCTGAACCGGCGCACGCACAGGATCCGCGCCCGCCTCATGGTCCTGCGGTCCTTTGCACCGGTCGCACTGAAGGGCGTGAACCTGCGGGCCGTCTTCAAGGGCCGCCCCACGCTGCGCATCCTCCGCGTCGTCGGCGGCGTCCTCATGGGCAGGAAGCTCAAGGACCAGCTCCGCAAGCACACGAACGTCCGCCACACGATGCTGATGGTCATCCTGCCCTTCGAGGAATACCACTCGATCGAATCGGCGCGCCTCCAGAGCTGCCCGGCGGCCTTCGGATACGAAGACCCCGACACGGGAGAGGTCAGGACGATCCCCGTCTGCGCCTGGGGGCTCTACAAGAGCGACATTCAGCGCCGAATCGCCGAGAAGTACCGCGCCGAGGCGGCGGCCTCCTGA
- the rplT gene encoding 50S ribosomal protein L20 — MRTKRGVVRKRRTKRLLKAASGYSGGRGKLMRSARETLRRAWWYGRRHRREKKGEFRRLWITRISAATRMRGMSYSRFVAGLKNANVELNRKVLADLALTDEQAFDRLVEMAREPR, encoded by the coding sequence ATGAGAACCAAACGAGGCGTTGTTCGCAAACGGCGCACCAAGCGCCTTCTGAAGGCCGCCAGCGGCTATAGCGGCGGCCGCGGCAAGTTGATGCGCTCGGCCCGGGAAACGCTGCGCCGCGCCTGGTGGTACGGCCGCAGGCACCGCCGTGAAAAGAAGGGCGAGTTCCGCCGCCTCTGGATCACGCGCATCTCGGCCGCCACCCGCATGCGGGGCATGAGCTACAGCCGCTTCGTAGCAGGCCTCAAGAACGCCAATGTCGAGCTGAACCGCAAGGTGCTGGCGGACCTGGCGCTGACCGATGAGCAGGCGTTCGACCGCCTGGTGGAGATGGCCCGGGAGCCCCGCTGA